From Dechloromonas sp. A34:
CGGTACGACTTCCCAGCCGAGCAGGGCGGCGGAGTAGGACAGGGCGCCGATGGCATGGCCGACATCGAGCTGGCAGTAGCGAAAGGCGCGCTCGCCGTACTTCCAGGCTTCGCGCCACATGACGCTGGACAGGCCGACGGCCAGCCACGGGCCGCCCTCCTTGGCCGGGTATCGGGCGCGGCCTTCTAGAACATGGGTTTCCGGGTCGTAGTGATGCAAGCCATCGGCGACGCCCGGTACGTTACCGACGAGGACATAGGCTTCGACCGGATGCAGGTTGCCGGACGACGGGTTGCAGCGCAGCGCCCAGCGGCTCGGGCCCCAGCTTTTCCAGGCGGAGACCCCGAACGCGAGTTCGAGTAGCGCGCCGAGGCTATGCGCGTCTGGGGCGATCGGGGCGGCAGGCGGTTCGCTGAGCAGGGCGTAGGGGCGTTCGTAGCGGTCGGCGCTCAACGGCAGTTCAAGAAGCGGCGCACCGGAGTAATGGCGGAAGGGCGCCGGCTGGGCCTCCCAGTCGAGCTGTCCGGGGCCTTCGGCATAGGCTGCGAAGCGGTGCTTGGTGCGGGCGTGGTAGGCACGCACGACATCTGGTGAGGTATCCGACACGGGGGCTGCTGTAGCGTGGAGTTGGTTGGAGGCTGGGTTAAGAAGTGCCGCGAGTCAATAGCCTGGAGTCGGGACAAGAGGGTCGGGTGCGCTCAAGGCTCGCTCGCCTTTTCGATCTGTTCCGGGGTCAGGCCGACCTGGGTGATCAGGCTGCCTTCGCTGGTATTCCACCAGACCACGACCCAGCTCGTGCCATCGGGATCGATGCGTTCGACTTCACAGCGCGAGCCGATCATGTTCATGAACATGTCCAGATCATCCTCGTCGAGGTCGGGGTCGGGCGTGATGTCAAGAATACGGACCAGATCGCCCGGGGCGACGCTTTGGCCCTTGCAGTCGGTGGTGGTGGCGTTCATGGCGGACTCCGTTGGGTGTCGGGTTGAGGCGCCTTGTCGGGAAGTCGACAAGGCAAACCGATATATCAAGAGACTCGCAACTGGCGTGCCAGCGCTCCGGCCCGATTAACGGCTTTGCCGCCAGGGGGTATGGCCGAATTCGTCGACCAGGAAATCGACCATTGCCCGGACCTTGGGGGCGAGATGGCGGCCGCTCGGGTAGGTCACGAAGAGCGGCACCGGCTCGACGTGGTGCCAGTCGGTCAGGATCGGCACCAGGGCGCCGCGGCGGATGGCCTCGCCGACGATGACGTCGGTCAGCCGGGTGATGCCGACGCCGGCTACGGCCAGCTGGAGCACGGTTTCGGCATTGTTGGCGACGACGTTGCCGGCGATATGGACGACGCGGATGCCGTCGTCGGTGTCGAAGGGCCAGCGGCGCAGGGCGGGCAGAGTGGTAATCCACAGGCAGTTGTGGCGCTGCAGGTCGTCCGGCGTGCGCGGCGTGCCGAAGCGGTCGAGGTAGGAGGGCGCGGCGCAGATTACCCGTTCAAGATTGCAGATCCGCCGCGCTACGGTTGATGAGTCATCCAGTGCGCCGATGCGCAGGGCCAGGTCGTAATGCTCGTCGCCAGGGGCGGGCGGCTGATCCTTGATGGCGACTTCGAGCTCGATGTCGCGGTACTTTTCCAGGAAGCGCGGAATAGCCGGCGTCAGCTGGTGCATGCCGAAAGCCGAGCCGCAGTGCATGCGCAACAGGCCGCGCGGATGGGTGCCGGCCTCGGCGACCTCGGCCTCGGCTTCTTCCATCGCCGTCAGGATCGGGCGCGCCCGGTTGAAAAAGGCCTCGCCTTCGGTAGTCAGCTGCAGGCGGCGGGTGGTCCGGGTCAGCAGGCGGGTGCCCAGGCGATCTTCGAGTCGGGTGACCAGCTTGGAGAGGGCTGACGGGGTCAGGCCCATTTCCCGGGCAGCGGCCGAGAAGCCGCCGGTTTCCACGGCACGAACAAAAGCGGTCATCTGTGCAGCGCGATCCATGACTTGATTATGGATGAAAATTCACAAATGTTTTGCCAATTGTCTGGATTGTTCTTCGCTGCGACGGCAATTAAAGTTCGATCCGTGCAATGTTGCATCGCAGCAGATAAGGAATACATCATGGCCCCCATCGACATTCCCACCATCGAACGTCAAGCCCGCGCCCTGCGCGCCCAGGAAATCCAGCGTCTGCAAGGGCTGTTTGCGGAACGTCTGAGTCTCTACATGGTACTGCTTGGCACCAGCCTGCTTTCCGGGCTCGAAGTACTGGCCGATGTCCTGCGCCCGGTGTTCTCATGGAACCCCCAGGATGGTTCCGCCAAGCCTCATCGCTCAGTGCTCGCCAAATTGAATCGCGGCGTCCGCGCCTTGTTTTCCTGGAATCCGCAGAGCCGTCATCACTGCTGAGCGGCTTCGCTCGGACTTCCTTCGGGCGCCCTTCTTCAGGTGACGCCGAGCAGCGCTTTCAGAGCGCTGGCTCCGGCCGGCCTCGACAACAGGGCGAGTGCGCCGCAGTTCAGCAGCACGGTTGCCCAGAAGACCACCTGAAACGACATCTTGCTCGATTTGTGGCGCAGCCGGTTCTGGGCGACCAGCGCCCCTGGCCAGCCGCCGATCAGGGCGAGCAGGTGCAGCGTATTTTCCTTGGTGCGCCAGCGGTCGTTGCGGGCCGCGGATTTGTCGGCCGCGTAGGCGATGAAGGCCGCGAGGCTGGCGCCGACGTAAAGGCCAAGGACGGCGAGCGGCAGCTTGCCGGTCAGCGCCGACACTGCGACAAAGGCGAGAAAAATCCCGGCGATGGCCAGCGGCAGCCGGCTTGACCCGTTGGCCTTCGCGGCGCGCATTTTTTGCGGGCTACCGACAAAATCAATCTGCGTCGCCTGCAGACGCCCTCTGGCATCGCGAACCTGTTCGTAGGTAACGATCTGGCCAGCCTCCGGCCGGCGCTGGCGCTTGGCGAATGACCTGATGTGGGCGAAGATTTCCGGGCCGCCCAGGTTGGGGGTGATGAAGCCGAATCCCTGATCGTCTTTCCAGGTGGTGATCTTTCCTTGGTGGCGCATGGTCGTACTGTAGGTCTCGAATTGACAGGCGGATGTCATTGTCGGCGATTCAGACGACGTAGAACAGAATCGCGATGAAATGGGCCAGGCTGCCAGCGATCACGAACAGGTGCCAGATGCCGTGCCAGTGGCGGTAACGCTCATCGAAGGCGAAGAAGACGATGCCCGCGGTGTAGAAGATGCCGCCCGCCGCCAGCCACAGGAAGCCGGGTAGGCCGAGGCTGGCGAGCAGCGGCTTGATGGCGACGATGACGATCCAGCCCATCACGCCGTAGATGACCAGGGACAGCACCCGCGCCTTCGAGCGTGGCTTGATTTCCTGCAGCATGCCGATGGCGGCCAGAGTCCAGACGATGCCGAACAGCCACCAGCCCCAGGGGCCGCGCAGGCTGATCAGGCAGAAGGGGGTATAACTGCCGGCGATCAGCAGATAGATCGAGAGATGGTCGAGCTTGCGCAGGATGTCCTTCAGGTGACCGCGCACGCTGTGGTAGATGGTCGAAATGCTGTACAGCATGACCAGCGTCGCGCCGTAGACGGACATGCTGAACACCTTCCAGCCATCGCCGCTGGCGATGGCCAGGACCAGCAGCCAGACGGCACCGCTCAGGGCGAGCAGGGCGCCGATCAGGTGTGTCCAGGCGTTGAAGCGTTCTCCGTGGTAGATGGCCTAGCCCTCCGTCAACTGGGCGATGCCCTCGAACGTACTCAGACCATGCGATGTATCGCGGGTTCGCCGAACTTCAGAATAGACGGGCCAGATGGCTTGGCAAGTCGCGCTCG
This genomic window contains:
- a CDS encoding DUF1294 domain-containing protein, coding for MRHQGKITTWKDDQGFGFITPNLGGPEIFAHIRSFAKRQRRPEAGQIVTYEQVRDARGRLQATQIDFVGSPQKMRAAKANGSSRLPLAIAGIFLAFVAVSALTGKLPLAVLGLYVGASLAAFIAYAADKSAARNDRWRTKENTLHLLALIGGWPGALVAQNRLRHKSSKMSFQVVFWATVLLNCGALALLSRPAGASALKALLGVT
- the trhA gene encoding PAQR family membrane homeostasis protein TrhA, encoding MYHGERFNAWTHLIGALLALSGAVWLLVLAIASGDGWKVFSMSVYGATLVMLYSISTIYHSVRGHLKDILRKLDHLSIYLLIAGSYTPFCLISLRGPWGWWLFGIVWTLAAIGMLQEIKPRSKARVLSLVIYGVMGWIVIVAIKPLLASLGLPGFLWLAAGGIFYTAGIVFFAFDERYRHWHGIWHLFVIAGSLAHFIAILFYVV
- a CDS encoding LysR family transcriptional regulator; this translates as MDRAAQMTAFVRAVETGGFSAAAREMGLTPSALSKLVTRLEDRLGTRLLTRTTRRLQLTTEGEAFFNRARPILTAMEEAEAEVAEAGTHPRGLLRMHCGSAFGMHQLTPAIPRFLEKYRDIELEVAIKDQPPAPGDEHYDLALRIGALDDSSTVARRICNLERVICAAPSYLDRFGTPRTPDDLQRHNCLWITTLPALRRWPFDTDDGIRVVHIAGNVVANNAETVLQLAVAGVGITRLTDVIVGEAIRRGALVPILTDWHHVEPVPLFVTYPSGRHLAPKVRAMVDFLVDEFGHTPWRQSR